In Mus musculus strain C57BL/6J chromosome 1, GRCm38.p6 C57BL/6J, a single genomic region encodes these proteins:
- the Olfr424 gene encoding olfactory receptor 424, which yields MRINRTTSVTEFLFSGFPQFEDGSFLFFIPLFFIYIFIVIGNLIVFFAVRMDTRLHNPMYNFISIFSFLEIWYTTATIPKMLSNLISKQRTISLIGCLLQMYFFHSLGNSEGILLTTMAIDRYVAICNPLRYPTIMTPRLCAHLSAGSCIFGFLVLLPEIAWISTLPFCGPNQIHQIFCDFEPVLRLACTDTSMILVEDVVHAVAIIFSVLVIAISYMRIITVILRIPSGEGRRKAFSTCAAHLGVFLMFYGSVSLMYLRFSATFPPILDTAIALMFAVLAPFFNPIIYSLRNKDMKIAIKKLLCSQKMLPTSAS from the coding sequence ATGAGAATTAACAGAACCACTTCAGTGACAGAATTCCTCTTCTCTGGATTTCCCCAGTTTGAAGATGGAAGTTtcctcttcttcattcctttgttcttcatttacatattcaTTGTTATTGGAAATCTCATTGTGTTTTTTGCAGTCAGGATGGATACCCGTCTTCACAACCCCATGTACAATTTTATCAGCATTTTCTCATTTCTGGAGATTTGGTATACCACTGCAACTATTCCCAAAATGCTCTCCAATCTCATCAGTAAGCAAAGGACCATCTCTTTGATTGGATGCCTGCTACAGATGTACTTCTTCCATTCACTTGGAAATTCAGAGGGTATTTTACTGACAACAATGGCTATTGACAGGTATGTTGCCATCTGTAATCCTCTCCGGTACCCAACTATCATGACTCCCCGGCTCTGTGCTCACCTCTCTGCAGGTTCCTGCATCTTTGGCTTTCTTGTGTTGCTTCCAGAGATTGCTTGGATTTCCACACTGCCCTTCTGTGGCCCCAACCAAATTCATCAGATCTTCTGTGACTTTGAACCTGTGTTGCGTTTGGCATGTACGGACACCTCCATGATTCTGGTTGAAGATGTGGTTCATGCAGTGGCCATCATCTTCTCTGTGTTGGTTATTGCCATCTCTTACATGAGAATCATCACCGTGATCCTGAGGATCCCCTCTGGTGAAGGCCGTCGGAAGGCTTTCTCTACTTGTGCTGCCCATCTTGGTGTCTTCTTGATGTTCTATGGCAGTGTCTCCCTCATGTATCTGCGTTTCTCAGCTACTTTCCCACCAATTTTAGACACAGCTATTGCACTAATGTTTGCAGTTCTTGCACCCTTTTTCAACCCTATCATCTATAGTCTGAGAAATAAGGATATGAAGATAGCAATTAAGAAGCTACTCTGCTCTCAGAAGATGCTGCCTACATCTGCAAGCTAA
- the Olfr231 gene encoding olfactory receptor 231, which translates to MVIEFLFSVFPPLYEGGLLFFILLILVYAFIISGNLVIFVAVQLDMALHTPMYFFISVLSFLEIWYTTTTIPKMLSSLVSEKKTISLGGCLMQMYFFHSLGITEGCVLTAMSIDRYIAICYPLRYPTIMTSKLCIQLTAGSCFCGFLLVLPEIAWIATLPFCGSNKIHQIFCDFTPVLSLACTDTSLVVIVDAIHAVEILASFLVIALSYIRIIMVILGMPSAEGRHKAFSTCAAHLAVFLLFFGSVAVMYLRFSATYSVFWDTVIAVTFVILAPFLNPIIYSLRNKEMKDAIGRLFHQKRDVRAQK; encoded by the coding sequence ATGGTGATTGAGTTCCTCTTCTCCGTGTTCCCACCTCTGTATGAAGGTGGCCTCTTGTTTTTCATTCTATTGATTCTTGTCTATGCATTCATTATATCAGGGAACCTAGTGATCTTTGTTGCTGTCCAGCTGGACATGGCTCTGCACACACCCATGTATTTCTTCATCAGTGTGCTGTCTTTCCTGGAGATCTGGTATACCACGACTACCATTCCCAAGATGCTTTCCAGCCTAGTCAGTGAGAAGAAGACCATCTCCCTAGGTGGCTGCCTCATGCAAATGTACTTTTTTCACTCGTTGGGTATCACAGAAGGCTGTGTCCTGACAGCAATGTCCATTGACAGGTACATAGCTATCTGCTATCCTCTCCGTTACCCTACCATCATGACTTCCAAACTTTGTATCCAACTAACAGCCGGCTCCTGCTTCTGTGGCTTCCTTCTGGTACTCCCTGAGATTGCATGGATTGCGACTTTGCCTTTCTGTGGCTCCAACAAGATCCATCAGATCTTCTGTGATTTCACCCCTGTGCTCAGTTTGGCCTGTACGGATACATCGCTGGTGGTCATTGTGGATGCCATCCATGCAGTAGAGATCCTGGCCTCCTTCCTTGTAATTGCCCTGTCCTATATCCGAATCATCATGGTAATTTTGGGGATGCCCTCAGCAGAAGGGAGGCACAAGGCTTTCTCCACTTGTGCAGCCCACCTTGCTGTTTTCTTGCTGTTTTTTGGCAGTGTGGCTGTCATGTATTTGAGATTCTCAGCTACATATTCAGTCTTCTGGGACACAGTAATTGCTGTCACTTTTGTTATCCTTGCTCCATTTCTCAACCCCATTATTTATAGTCTAAGAAACAAGGAAATGAAAGACGCTATTGGGAGGCTTTTTCATCAGAAGAGAGATGTTCGGGCTCAGAAATAA